GTTCAGGTTTCGTCCCCAGCAGCTCACCTCGCCGGAGTCCATGACTGCGCAGGTGTGGGCCACGCCCAATGCGAAGTCGACGACTCCACCCGCCTTTGTCGCGAACGGTCTCTCGACGACATTGGTGTTTCCAGTCCCGACCTGGCCTCGATTGTTGTATCCCCAGCAGAAGAGCTCGCCGGCTTCGGTCGCTCCGCAGGTGTGGTACGCGCCGCCTCGGATCGCCGTGAGCGCGAGAAGGGGCTGCCCCGCCGCTGGCGACGAGACCTGAACCGGATCCGCGCTGCCCCAGATGGTCGGGGCGCCGAACTCGTGATCGTCCGAGTTGTAGCCCCAGCAATAGGGGTTCCCCTGGAGGATTGTCGCACAAGTTGAGAAATACATAGCGCCGACGAGAGCAAACGGGGTCGACGAGACGTGGGTCGGTTCCCAGGTGTACTCGACGTCAGGATCCCCGAGCTGCAAGTCCTCGTTCTCGCCCCAGCAGTAGACCTGGTCGTCGAAGGTAACCCCGCAGGTATGCTGGCTCCCGGAGGTCAGCGAGCGGAAGGAGAAGCCCGCGGCTGCCGGTACCGGCGCATACTCCGCGATGCCGGCGAGCTCAGAGCCAAGCTGCCCGGAAAAGTTGATGCCCCAGCACCAGACGTCTCCCGTACCCAGCAGAGCGCAGGTGTGGGCTTCGCCCATGGCGAGGCTCACCTCCGGGGCCGGCGGGGTAACGGTGACGGTGGTTTGCCCCATGCGTCCTCCTACCGCGGCCGAGATCGTAGCGATGCCATGGCTCAGCGCCGTCGCGGTACCGTTCGAGTCGACGGAGACCAAATCGGGATCGGCAGAAGACCAGGTCACGGTCCTGCCCTGTAGAACCGTCCCGGTGTCGTCGACTACCTGCACCTGCAGTGTCACAACGTCACCGACCCTCAGGGTGTAGGGCCCGCCTAGAATGTAGACGGCGGAGACGTCTGCCTGGTTCACGACGACGTCGACCTCGGCCTCCACTCCGTCGATCGTGGCGGTGATCGTGGTCGTTCCCGCGTGGACGCCGGTCACCCGGCCGGCGGAGCTCACCAGCGCGATCCCGTGGTCGGACGATGCCCACGTAACCGCCTTGCCGGTGACCTCGCGATCGCCTTCATCGTAGGCCCTGGCCGTGAGCTGGATCGACTTGTTCTCCTTCACCGTCGGTGCTGCGGGCGTCACCGCAACCCGGACGACCACGCCAACGTTACCGTCGTCACCAGCGCCCCCGCCGGCGCCGGCCTCGCCCTCGCCCCCGTGCCCGGCAGCGCCACCTTCACCGCCAGCGCCGCCTTCGCCTGCCGCTCCTCCCGTCCCGCCGTGGCCCGCATCGCCGCCGTGTCCACCGGCGCCGGCATCGCCACCGCCGTGCCCGCCGGAGCCTCCCTGCCCGCCGCCGCCGTGCCCCGCGTGACCTCCGTCGCCTCCCTGCCCTGCGGAACCGCCGTCCCCGCCCGCTCCAGCTTCACCACCGCCGCTCCCGGCGATGCCGCCAGAGCCTCCGGTGGATGTGCCGGGATCGTGATGGGACGAAGAACCGCCACAAGCGGCGGCGACCAACAGAAAGAGAGAAGCGAGCATGGCCACCCCTCCTCCTGCTTCGCGCGGAGCGACCGTCGGCCGTTCGAGTGAACCAACCAGACGCGTGAAGGGACTCGCCATGGATCACATCCTTTCGACGACTTCAGATCGTTACGGACCTACCTTCGAGCTCGCGATTTCCTCGATGCCGGCGATATTCCACGGCGCCGGATTCCCGGACTTCCCGCGGTCCCGCGTGAATGAACATCGAGAATCGATTGAACGTGTCACACAGTGTGCCACACCAAGAGAGCCAGATCACTCCTGCCCGGCCGTTCAGCGCGTAGGCGCGCCTCGGGCGACCGGTTTCGAACCAGCCGCCCGAGATGCTCCATGCGTCAGAATTGCACGGCGGTTGGAACGTCGACAGAAACGAGGTCGGGACGGCCGATTCCTAGACGCCCATCGATGATCGTCGAATCGTTGGCGTTCGAGCCCCAGCAGTAGACGGATCCGTCGGTCGCAATCGCGCAGGTCTGGTGCTCCCTCGCCGCGATCTGCGTGAAGGTGAGATCGCCTGCTACCTGAACCGGGACCTCGGACGCGGGGCCCGGCCGTCCGAGCTGCCCGCGGGCGTTCGAGCCCCAGCACCAGGCAGCGCCCGACGAGTCGAGCGCGCAGGTGTGTTGAATGCCTCCGGTGAAGGCGACGAAGGCGACTCCCGGATTCGAGACCTGGACGGGATTCGAGCGGTTCGCGCCGGCGGTTCCGTTCCCGAGCTTGCCCATGGTGCTCTCCCCCCAGCAGACGCTGGTGCCGCTCGGGTCGTTGGCACAGACGTGGTTCTCTCCCGTCCCGAACACGTCGAGCGTCAGTCCTGGGAACGGCGACGTAGGGCGAAGTCGCGCGGAGAAGTCTCCGGTGGCGAGCTGCCCGTAGCCGTTGTAGCCCCAGCAGATGAGCTCGCCGGAGCTCGAGAGTCCGCACGTGTGGTTCAGCCCACCGCTCAGCCAGGCGAACTCGATCGGCTGCATTCCATCAACCGGCGATGCGACCTGCAGCGGAACGCTGCTGTAATTCGTCTCCCCCGGATACCCCAGCTCGCGGTCGCTGGAGTTGTAGCCCCAACACCAGGCGTGACCCTGGAGATCGGCGGCGCAGTTGAAGCGGTACGAAGAGGTGACGAAGGCGAAGGGGTCCGGAACCACGAGGATCGGCTGCGCGGAGCTGGAGATCCCGCTCCTTCCGAGCTGCAATCGATCGTTCCGTCCCCAGCAGTAGAGCTCGTCATCGACGGTGACACCGCAGGTGTGGTCCTCGCCGGCGGAGAGGGACCGGAACGCGAGGCCGAAGGTCGACTGAACCGGCGCGTACACATTGGCGCCGCTGGCGCCGGTGCCGAGCTGGCCGTAGGCGTTGCTGCCCCAGCACCAGACCTCCCCATTCTGCAGGAGGCACGTGTGGTTTCGGCCCATCGCCAGCTCCATGTTGGCCGTGGCCGCGTGGACCGTGACGGACGTCTCGGCGCGAGCGCTCCCGACCTCGACGGCGACCGTCGCAACGCCTGGCGCGATCGCGGAGAGGTTCCCCTCCGAATCGACGGATGCAATGGCGGCGTTCGACGAGGACCAGGTCGGCGTCCGGCCCAGGAGCGGCAGACCCTCGTTGTCGACGACGCTGGCCACCAAGAAGCGGACCTCGCCGACGACGAGGTCGTACGGACCATTGAGGATGATCACGCGGGCCACCGCGGCCTCGGCGACCGTCACGGTGGTCTCGCCCGCCACGCCTTCGATCTCGGCGGTGATCTTGACGGTGCCGACACGCAAGCCCGTGACGACACCCGCGGAGCTCACCCGCGCGACGTGAGCGTCGGAGGTTCGCCATTGCACCGTCCGGTCGGCGACCTTCGCGCCGTGCTGATCGAATGCGTCGGCGTTCAGCCGAATGGACTTGTTTTCGAGCACGGTCGGAGCGGACGGCGTCACATCCACCCGGACCACTACGACCTCGCCCTCGCCACCTCCGGAGCCTCCGGTTCCCGTATCGCCGCCCGTTCCGGTTTCACCGCCCGTGCCTGTGT
The Vulgatibacter incomptus DNA segment above includes these coding regions:
- a CDS encoding Ig-like domain-containing protein — encoded protein: MGGDPGTGGNPGTGGTTGTGGDTGTGGDTGTGGTTGTGGDTGTGGDTGTGGDTGTGGDTGTGGDTGTGGETGTGGDTGTGGSGGGEGEVVVVRVDVTPSAPTVLENKSIRLNADAFDQHGAKVADRTVQWRTSDAHVARVSSAGVVTGLRVGTVKITAEIEGVAGETTVTVAEAAVARVIILNGPYDLVVGEVRFLVASVVDNEGLPLLGRTPTWSSSNAAIASVDSEGNLSAIAPGVATVAVEVGSARAETSVTVHAATANMELAMGRNHTCLLQNGEVWCWGSNAYGQLGTGASGANVYAPVQSTFGLAFRSLSAGEDHTCGVTVDDELYCWGRNDRLQLGRSGISSSAQPILVVPDPFAFVTSSYRFNCAADLQGHAWCWGYNSSDRELGYPGETNYSSVPLQVASPVDGMQPIEFAWLSGGLNHTCGLSSSGELICWGYNGYGQLATGDFSARLRPTSPFPGLTLDVFGTGENHVCANDPSGTSVCWGESTMGKLGNGTAGANRSNPVQVSNPGVAFVAFTGGIQHTCALDSSGAAWCWGSNARGQLGRPGPASEVPVQVAGDLTFTQIAAREHQTCAIATDGSVYCWGSNANDSTIIDGRLGIGRPDLVSVDVPTAVQF
- a CDS encoding Ig-like domain-containing protein; this translates as MVVRVAVTPAAPTVKENKSIQLTARAYDEGDREVTGKAVTWASSDHGIALVSSAGRVTGVHAGTTTITATIDGVEAEVDVVVNQADVSAVYILGGPYTLRVGDVVTLQVQVVDDTGTVLQGRTVTWSSADPDLVSVDSNGTATALSHGIATISAAVGGRMGQTTVTVTPPAPEVSLAMGEAHTCALLGTGDVWCWGINFSGQLGSELAGIAEYAPVPAAAGFSFRSLTSGSQHTCGVTFDDQVYCWGENEDLQLGDPDVEYTWEPTHVSSTPFALVGAMYFSTCATILQGNPYCWGYNSDDHEFGAPTIWGSADPVQVSSPAAGQPLLALTAIRGGAYHTCGATEAGELFCWGYNNRGQVGTGNTNVVERPFATKAGGVVDFALGVAHTCAVMDSGEVSCWGRNLNGQLGTGGTSTRIPTPTPVALPPGLSVVAIAAGEEHTCALDSTGSAWCWGGNWSGQLGRPGGDSSVPVLVSGDLTFRAIAARADQTCAVATDESIYCWGDNWGGQLGIGDFVDWVDVPTAVQF